The Klebsiella sp. RHBSTW-00484 genome includes a window with the following:
- a CDS encoding O-antigen ligase family protein, with product MEKINRNIYTLTIILAAISLLFLLLNSAQQRVFFYLAIYASVLGLFLERKNVGKIRLKVALLPLIVGAMEMLWFLFYEVKHGHINHYNDHFLGGKKLLLGSILVLYLDSFKHHLHRNALKKIFLIVVGISLLLATVYGFIQEWQGISRVEMAINRPTVAAYIYSTLSLAFIYALFQLRKRPAYILAVAVMLISYLNIIFTGTRAAMGLYPVLIFLLTLFNFKKIQLKPMLGVAVVVLCIVGINFNAHIKPKITQTVDEISTYQTGNDDTSLGARFSMWTVGIYNGVHKPLGQSMESRERLSADYVQDHPENKTAMMYINVHLHNEIIDTFSLQGVIGLALILGFYIGGALLAVRRNNLLLLFIMLSMFVYGFTDVLLISAEFVAFFIILVAFSTVITEECVAPVNVMCDRGYTGSVPPQS from the coding sequence ATGGAAAAGATAAACCGTAATATCTATACGCTAACGATAATACTGGCGGCGATTTCGCTATTATTCCTGCTGCTGAACTCTGCCCAGCAGCGTGTTTTTTTCTATCTGGCGATATATGCCAGCGTGTTGGGGTTATTTCTGGAGCGGAAAAACGTCGGGAAAATACGCCTGAAGGTCGCCCTGCTGCCGCTGATCGTTGGAGCGATGGAGATGCTGTGGTTTCTCTTTTACGAGGTGAAGCACGGGCATATCAATCACTATAACGATCACTTTCTCGGTGGTAAAAAGCTGCTGCTCGGCAGCATCCTGGTGCTGTATCTGGATAGCTTTAAACATCATCTTCACCGCAACGCCCTGAAGAAAATCTTCCTTATCGTTGTGGGGATTAGTCTGTTGCTGGCAACCGTATATGGCTTTATCCAGGAGTGGCAGGGTATTTCGCGGGTTGAGATGGCGATTAATCGGCCTACGGTTGCCGCCTATATCTATTCAACGCTGTCGCTGGCGTTTATCTATGCGCTGTTTCAGCTGCGCAAAAGACCGGCCTATATACTGGCTGTTGCGGTGATGCTTATCTCGTACCTGAATATTATCTTCACCGGTACGCGGGCGGCGATGGGGCTGTATCCGGTGCTGATCTTCCTGCTCACGCTGTTTAATTTCAAAAAGATTCAGCTCAAGCCGATGCTGGGCGTGGCGGTGGTGGTTCTCTGTATTGTGGGCATCAACTTCAACGCTCATATCAAACCGAAAATCACCCAGACGGTAGATGAAATCTCGACTTACCAGACCGGTAATGACGATACGTCACTGGGCGCGCGCTTCTCAATGTGGACAGTAGGCATTTATAACGGCGTTCATAAACCGTTGGGGCAATCGATGGAGAGCCGCGAACGCTTGAGCGCCGATTATGTGCAGGATCATCCGGAGAATAAAACCGCGATGATGTACATTAACGTCCATCTGCATAACGAGATAATCGATACCTTTTCGCTACAGGGCGTGATTGGACTGGCGCTGATTTTGGGGTTCTATATCGGCGGCGCGCTGCTTGCCGTTCGGCGTAATAATCTGCTGCTGCTTTTTATTATGCTGTCGATGTTCGTTTATGGCTTTACGGACGTATTGTTAATCAGCGCTGAATTTGTCGCTTTCTTTATTATCCTGGTGGCGTTCAGTACCGTTATCACTGAGGAGTGTGTCGCCCCGGTCAACGTGATGTG
- a CDS encoding glycosyltransferase family 2 protein — MPFLSIIITAHNCELTLAETLESVKKAIDFEKDVEVIVLNDSSYDKTQQIIERYAETFSSVQIREVQLKNVGRVRNIAVQMARGEYITMVDGDDLLKPRSLRDAVVFLKQHRPDLLLTHLIETRSLSAINSNWAGFSPIKLPQHEAIRRFLIHKDFQAHLIGQFIRKDIYLCAPIPSMTCYEDFAVFPAFLMHSQNIWFQKEGHYHYVKRANSLSSVLDKTKIRHLINCTKRMEREFPSSFHWLVCCHWLDIYLKHAQLLTHKQISIVEEKIKSTLSPGFFMSPDVRLSYKKKAIQALWKR; from the coding sequence ATGCCCTTTTTGAGCATTATTATTACAGCGCATAATTGTGAGCTAACGCTTGCTGAGACGCTGGAAAGTGTGAAAAAGGCCATTGATTTTGAAAAGGATGTTGAAGTCATTGTGCTTAATGACAGCTCTTATGACAAGACGCAGCAGATTATTGAGCGTTATGCAGAGACGTTTTCTTCGGTTCAGATAAGAGAAGTTCAACTGAAAAATGTCGGTAGAGTCAGAAATATTGCGGTGCAGATGGCCCGTGGTGAATATATCACCATGGTTGATGGTGACGATCTGCTTAAGCCGAGAAGTCTGCGGGATGCGGTGGTATTTCTTAAACAGCATCGGCCCGATTTGCTGCTGACGCACCTGATTGAAACCCGCAGCCTCAGCGCTATCAATAGCAACTGGGCGGGATTTTCGCCGATTAAGCTCCCGCAGCACGAGGCTATTCGCCGCTTTCTGATTCATAAAGATTTTCAGGCACATTTAATTGGTCAGTTTATTCGCAAGGATATTTACCTCTGCGCGCCGATTCCATCAATGACCTGCTATGAAGACTTTGCCGTTTTTCCTGCTTTTCTGATGCATTCGCAGAATATCTGGTTTCAGAAAGAGGGGCATTATCACTACGTCAAACGGGCGAATAGCCTCTCCAGCGTGCTGGATAAAACAAAAATCCGCCATTTAATTAACTGCACAAAAAGAATGGAGAGAGAGTTTCCCTCTTCATTTCATTGGCTGGTATGTTGCCATTGGTTGGATATTTATCTGAAACATGCTCAGTTGTTAACTCATAAACAAATCAGCATTGTTGAAGAAAAAATAAAATCAACCTTATCTCCGGGTTTTTTTATGTCTCCTGACGTGAGATTAAGTTATAAGAAAAAGGCTATTCAGGCATTATGGAAAAGATAA